In Mastacembelus armatus chromosome 4, fMasArm1.2, whole genome shotgun sequence, the following are encoded in one genomic region:
- the LOC113128999 gene encoding 40S ribosomal protein S27-like, with product MSLAKDLMHPSLTEERRRHKKKRLVQSPNSYFMDVKCTGCYRITTIFSHAQTVVPCAGCSLILCQPRGGKCKLTAGCAFRRKNS from the exons ATGTCT TTGGCTAAGGACCTGATGCACCCCAGCCttacagaggagaggagaagacacaagaagaagaggctGGTGCAGAGCCCGAACTCCTACTTCATGGATGTTAAATGCACAG GTTGCTACAGGATCACCACCATCTTCAGCCATGCCCAGACAGTGGTACCTTGTGCCGGCTGCTCTTTAATCCTCTGTCAGCCACGAGGGGGCAAATGCAAACTAACTGCTG GATGCGCCTTCAGACGGAAAAACTCCTGA
- the LOC113129176 gene encoding ras-related protein Rab-8A, with the protein MAKTYDYLFKLLLIGDSGVGKTCVLFRFSEDAFNSTFISTIGIDFKIRTIELDGKKIKLQIWDTAGQERFRTITTAYYRGAMGIMLVYDITNEKSFDNIKNWIRNIEEHASADVERMVLGNKCDVNDKRQVSKDRGEKLALEYGIKFMETSAKANINVENAFLTLARDIKAKMDKKLEGNNPQGSSQGVKISEQPKKSSFFRCTLL; encoded by the exons ATGGCGAAGACGTACGATTACTTGTTTAAACTACTTTTAATCGGCGATTCTGGCGTCGGGAAGACCTGTGTGCTATTCAGATTTTCAGAAGATGCTTTCAACTCAACGTTTATCTCCACTATAG GTATTGACTTCAAGATCCGAACAATAGAATTAGATGGGAAGAAGATCAAGCTACAGATATG gGATACAGCAGGACAAGAGAGGTTCAGAACCATCACAACAGCGTATTACAGAGGAGCCATG GGGATCATGTTAGTGTATGACATTACCAATGAGAAGTCCTTTGACAACATTAAGAACTGGATACGTAATATAGAAGAG CATGCCTCGGCAGATGTGGAGAGGATGGTCCTTGGGAACAAATGTGACGTCAATGACAAGCGACAGGTGTccaaagacagaggagagaag CTGGCACTGGAGTACGGTATCAAGTTCATGGAGACCAGTGCAAAGGCAAACATCAATGTGGAGAAT GCCTTTTTAACCCTCGCCAGAGACATCAAAGCAAAAATGGACAAGAAGCTG GAGGGCAACAACCCACAGGGCAGCAGTCAAGGAGTAAAGATTTCAGAACAGCCCAAAAAGAGCAGTTTCTTCCGCTGCACGCTCCTGTGA
- the hsh2d gene encoding hematopoietic SH2 domain-containing protein homolog isoform X1, which produces MCVLLLSWCFVSAPVDRCRQVTLRYSVIFSQSCQTRDNRGIDELFPRIMEQSQLLQGQHDAFTWFTNSQVQSVITNGIVPEWFHGIITRKTAEDLLKSKPPGYFLIRVSESRIGYTLSYRAEDRCRHFMIDVLEDGHYIVVGENRCHRFLQDLVDFHRRTPIMPFTEVLTVACGQCSNDKADYAELLFPQRHQSPNTSLLPNNSMQTTKRNTVLLEDIPPALPYRPNNLTNSQPNRLYPSLDDNFPHCNSPLPPTDLQPVPMTRKRYTADYPLANQPPEVPARSRVPVKQNLACVRTVSAPDHPSPPTVTEYPPGANIHAVKNQEAKPSVVTNLKNLKKKFQKKRSTSQEHVYTEINVESVDSEYMEVTESQTTDGTAFPFTCIDVTLLPQEYQPPPPFAPGY; this is translated from the exons atgtgtgtgttactgcttAGTTGGTGTTTTGTCTCCGCCCCAGTAGACAGGTGTCGTCAGGTGACCCTGCGCTACAGTGTCATTTTCTCACAGAGCTGCCAGACGCG GGACAACAGGGGAATAGATGAGCTGTTTCCCAGGATCATGGAGCAAAGCCAGTTGTTACAAGGACAACATGATGCTTTCACCTGGTTCACAAACTCCCAGGTCCAGTCTGTGATCACAAATGGCATAGTCCCAGAATGGTTTCATGGGATCATTACAAGGAA GACTGCAGAGGATTTGCTGAAATCCAAGCCTCCTGGCTACTTTCTCATCAGAGTCAGTGAGAGCAGGATTGGTTACACTCTTTCATATCG TGCTGAGGACCGCTGCAGACATTTCATGATTGATGTGCTGGAAGATGGACATTATATTGTAGTGGGGGAGAACAGGTGTCACCGGTTTCTGCAGGACCTGGTCGACTTCCACCGTAGGACTCCCATCATGCCTTTCACCGAGGTGCTGACTGTCGCTTGTGGACag TGCTCAAATGACAAGGCCGACTATGCGGAGCTGCTGTTTCCCCAAAGGCATCAAAGCCCTAATACCAGTTTGCTACCAAACAACTCCATGCAAACCACCAAGAGGAACACAGTGCTATTAGAAGATATCCCACCTGCCCTTCCATATCGCCCAAATAACTTGACAAACAGCCAACCAAACAGACTTTATCCAAGTCTGGATGACAACTTTCCACACTGCAACTCCCCACTACCTCCCACG gATTTGCAGCCTGTGCCAATGACAAGGAAGAGATATACGGCAGACTACCCTCTCGCCAACCAGCCTCCCGAGGTCCCTGCTCGCAGTCGTGTGCCTGTGAAGCAGAACCTGGCTTGTGTCAGAACAGTCTCTGCACCTGATCATCCCAGTCCACCCACAGTCACCGAATACCCACCTGGTGCCAACATTCACGCTGTGAAGAACCAGGAAGCGAAGCCGTCAGTCGTTACCAACCTAAAGAACCTGAAGAAGAAATTTCAAAAGAAGAGGAGCACGTCGCAGGAGCACGTATACACAGAGATTAATGTGGAGTCAGTTGACAGCGAGTACATGGAGGTCACAGAGAGTCAGACCACTGATGGAACAGCATTTCCCTTCACTTGCATTGATGTGACACTGTTACCACAAGAGTACCAGCCACCTCCTCCTTTTGCTCCAGGTTACTGA
- the hsh2d gene encoding hematopoietic SH2 domain-containing protein homolog isoform X2, translating into MEQSQLLQGQHDAFTWFTNSQVQSVITNGIVPEWFHGIITRKTAEDLLKSKPPGYFLIRVSESRIGYTLSYRAEDRCRHFMIDVLEDGHYIVVGENRCHRFLQDLVDFHRRTPIMPFTEVLTVACGQCSNDKADYAELLFPQRHQSPNTSLLPNNSMQTTKRNTVLLEDIPPALPYRPNNLTNSQPNRLYPSLDDNFPHCNSPLPPTDLQPVPMTRKRYTADYPLANQPPEVPARSRVPVKQNLACVRTVSAPDHPSPPTVTEYPPGANIHAVKNQEAKPSVVTNLKNLKKKFQKKRSTSQEHVYTEINVESVDSEYMEVTESQTTDGTAFPFTCIDVTLLPQEYQPPPPFAPGY; encoded by the exons ATGGAGCAAAGCCAGTTGTTACAAGGACAACATGATGCTTTCACCTGGTTCACAAACTCCCAGGTCCAGTCTGTGATCACAAATGGCATAGTCCCAGAATGGTTTCATGGGATCATTACAAGGAA GACTGCAGAGGATTTGCTGAAATCCAAGCCTCCTGGCTACTTTCTCATCAGAGTCAGTGAGAGCAGGATTGGTTACACTCTTTCATATCG TGCTGAGGACCGCTGCAGACATTTCATGATTGATGTGCTGGAAGATGGACATTATATTGTAGTGGGGGAGAACAGGTGTCACCGGTTTCTGCAGGACCTGGTCGACTTCCACCGTAGGACTCCCATCATGCCTTTCACCGAGGTGCTGACTGTCGCTTGTGGACag TGCTCAAATGACAAGGCCGACTATGCGGAGCTGCTGTTTCCCCAAAGGCATCAAAGCCCTAATACCAGTTTGCTACCAAACAACTCCATGCAAACCACCAAGAGGAACACAGTGCTATTAGAAGATATCCCACCTGCCCTTCCATATCGCCCAAATAACTTGACAAACAGCCAACCAAACAGACTTTATCCAAGTCTGGATGACAACTTTCCACACTGCAACTCCCCACTACCTCCCACG gATTTGCAGCCTGTGCCAATGACAAGGAAGAGATATACGGCAGACTACCCTCTCGCCAACCAGCCTCCCGAGGTCCCTGCTCGCAGTCGTGTGCCTGTGAAGCAGAACCTGGCTTGTGTCAGAACAGTCTCTGCACCTGATCATCCCAGTCCACCCACAGTCACCGAATACCCACCTGGTGCCAACATTCACGCTGTGAAGAACCAGGAAGCGAAGCCGTCAGTCGTTACCAACCTAAAGAACCTGAAGAAGAAATTTCAAAAGAAGAGGAGCACGTCGCAGGAGCACGTATACACAGAGATTAATGTGGAGTCAGTTGACAGCGAGTACATGGAGGTCACAGAGAGTCAGACCACTGATGGAACAGCATTTCCCTTCACTTGCATTGATGTGACACTGTTACCACAAGAGTACCAGCCACCTCCTCCTTTTGCTCCAGGTTACTGA
- the tax1bp3 gene encoding tax1-binding protein 3, producing the protein MSYVPGQPVTAVVQRIEIQKLQQGENLILGFSIGGGIDQDPGQNPYSEDKTDKGIYVTRITPGGPADVAGLKTGDKIMQVNGWDMTVVTHDKARKTLTNRKEHVVRLLVTRKSLEDVVRKSMNVYPKQ; encoded by the exons ATGTCTTACGTCCCAGGGCAGCCGGTGACTGCTGTGGTG CAACGAATTGAGATCCAGAAGTTGCAGCAGGGAGAAAATCTGATTCTGGGCTTCAGCATCGGAGGAGGGATAGACCAGGACCCTGGGCAGAACCCCTACTCTGAGGACAAGACTGACAAA GGCATCTATGTGACCAGGATAACACCAGGAGGACCAGCAGACGTGGCAGGATTGAAGACAGGAGACAAAATAATGCAG GTGAACGGCTGGGATATGACCGTGGTGACCCACGACAAGGCTCGTAAAACACTAACAAACAGGAAAGAGCACGTGGTGCGGCTGCTGGTAACCAGGAAGTCGTTGGAGGATGTTGTCAGAAAGTCTATGAACGTTTACCCTAAACAGTAA